One stretch of Amycolatopsis sp. NBC_00345 DNA includes these proteins:
- a CDS encoding cytochrome P450, with protein MTTVPVQADPQVFTEMFAPAHKADPYPLYGRWRERSAVTELGPGSLVVSGLAEATELVRDPAFGHPEPEVLDPAERDVDEPVDENGRVVRAFLGLNPPDHTRLRRLVSKAFTPRTVEQLAPRIEAITDRLVTDLLDAGEADLMPALAAPLPVEVISEMLGVPLADRERFAGWSHDMARAVDPEFLLSEEDRAAATRARREFIAYFRELAAERRRSPGEDLLSELVMASDAGDKLSEGELLVTLTVLLVAGHETTTNLIGNGVLALLREPAGLGTLGPGGALAEPAVEEVLRYDSPVQLTSRTALRDTSVGGFAVSAGTQAIVLIGAANRDPAGHADPDRFDPSREPGRHLAFGQGIHFCLGAPLARLEGRIVLRTLARRIPSLRLAGTPSWGPMTTLRGLATLPVSTS; from the coding sequence GTGACCACCGTGCCCGTGCAAGCGGATCCGCAGGTTTTCACGGAGATGTTCGCGCCCGCGCACAAGGCGGATCCCTATCCGTTGTACGGGCGGTGGCGCGAGCGGTCGGCGGTCACCGAGCTGGGGCCGGGCTCGCTCGTGGTGAGCGGCCTGGCCGAGGCCACCGAGCTGGTGCGCGACCCGGCGTTCGGCCATCCCGAGCCGGAGGTGCTGGACCCGGCCGAGCGTGACGTCGACGAGCCGGTGGACGAGAACGGGCGGGTGGTCCGGGCGTTCCTCGGCCTGAACCCGCCGGACCACACCCGCCTGCGGCGGCTGGTGTCGAAGGCGTTCACGCCGCGCACCGTGGAGCAGCTGGCCCCGCGCATCGAGGCGATCACCGACCGGCTGGTCACCGATCTGCTCGACGCGGGCGAGGCCGACCTGATGCCCGCGCTCGCGGCGCCGCTTCCGGTCGAGGTGATCAGCGAGATGCTCGGCGTCCCGCTGGCCGACCGCGAGCGTTTCGCCGGCTGGTCCCACGACATGGCGCGGGCGGTCGACCCGGAATTCCTGCTGTCGGAGGAAGACCGGGCGGCGGCAACGCGCGCCCGCCGCGAGTTCATCGCGTACTTCCGCGAGCTGGCGGCCGAGCGCCGGCGCTCTCCGGGCGAGGACCTGTTGTCCGAGCTGGTCATGGCGTCGGACGCGGGGGACAAGCTCAGCGAGGGCGAACTGCTCGTCACGCTGACGGTGCTACTGGTCGCCGGGCACGAGACCACCACCAACCTGATCGGCAACGGCGTGCTGGCGCTGCTGCGCGAACCCGCCGGGCTTGGGACACTGGGCCCCGGCGGCGCGCTGGCGGAGCCGGCGGTCGAAGAGGTGCTGCGCTACGACTCCCCGGTGCAGCTCACTTCGCGGACCGCCTTGCGTGACACGTCTGTCGGCGGCTTCGCCGTGTCTGCGGGCACACAGGCGATCGTCCTGATCGGCGCGGCCAACCGCGATCCCGCCGGGCACGCGGACCCGGATCGCTTCGACCCGTCCCGCGAGCCCGGCCGGCACCTCGCGTTCGGCCAGGGCATCCACTTCTGCCTCGGCGCGCCGCTCGCCCGGCTGGAAGGCCGGATCGTTTTGCGCACGCTCGCGCGTCGCATCCCCTCGCTGCGCCTCGCCGGCACCCCGTCCTGGGGCCCGATGACCACCTTGCGCGGCCTCGCGACGCTGCCGGTTTCGACCAGCTGA
- a CDS encoding TrmH family RNA methyltransferase — MSRSLHSARLARVGDDEAVSPKDRFLTVYGRKPVLEALADTGLEVDKVILADTARGPGATEIQRAAKAAGVPVQRASAHRVKVLAGNGKQDQGVLADVVAPRMRSLAAALEDRRPPARVLLLDGITTPANVGMILRTATAAGLEGVVVARRGVAALDPLVVKASAGVAFRAPVLRCGSAREAAELLTEAGYSLYALGASAKTTLYDADLPQRAAFVLGAETAGVGQEVGELVTEWLSIPMPGDVESLNVSAAAAVLSFELVRRAVS; from the coding sequence ATGAGCCGATCCTTACACAGTGCGAGACTTGCCCGCGTGGGTGATGACGAGGCGGTTTCGCCGAAAGACCGGTTCCTGACCGTGTACGGGCGCAAGCCGGTGCTGGAGGCGCTGGCGGACACCGGTCTCGAAGTGGACAAGGTGATCCTCGCCGACACCGCGCGCGGCCCGGGGGCCACGGAGATCCAGCGGGCCGCGAAGGCGGCCGGGGTGCCGGTCCAGCGCGCGAGCGCGCACCGGGTGAAAGTGCTGGCGGGCAACGGAAAACAGGACCAGGGTGTGCTCGCCGACGTCGTCGCGCCGCGGATGCGCTCACTCGCCGCCGCGCTGGAAGACCGCCGCCCGCCCGCCCGGGTGCTGCTGCTCGACGGCATCACCACCCCCGCGAACGTCGGGATGATCCTCCGCACGGCCACCGCGGCCGGGCTGGAGGGCGTGGTCGTGGCGCGGCGGGGCGTCGCGGCGCTGGACCCGCTGGTGGTCAAGGCTTCGGCGGGCGTCGCGTTCCGCGCTCCGGTGCTGCGTTGCGGCAGTGCGCGCGAGGCGGCCGAGCTGCTGACCGAAGCGGGGTACAGCCTGTACGCGCTGGGCGCGTCCGCGAAGACGACGCTGTACGACGCCGACCTGCCTCAGCGCGCGGCCTTCGTCCTGGGCGCCGAGACCGCGGGCGTCGGCCAGGAGGTCGGCGAACTGGTGACGGAATGGCTGTCCATCCCGATGCCCGGCGACGTCGAGTCCCTGAACGTCTCGGCGGCGGCCGCCGTGCTGTCGTTCGAGCTGGTCCGGCGCGCCGTCAGCTGA
- the hpf gene encoding ribosome hibernation-promoting factor, HPF/YfiA family encodes MDIVVKGRNVEVPEHYRALVSEKLARLERYDKKVIRYEVELFHEPNRRQAKSCQRVEITGKGRGPAVRAEACAADFYGALDSAVTKLENRLRRTHDRRRVHYGRSRPESVAEATSVAMAGGSDAVARPAAGTAVLDAPESEVAEPMANGFAGTGEIPQQKRWEDEALGYQPGRVVREKEHDADPMTVDQALYEMELVGHDFYLFNDSEAGRPSVVYRRKGFDYGVIRLG; translated from the coding sequence ATGGACATCGTCGTTAAGGGCCGCAACGTGGAGGTGCCCGAGCACTATCGGGCACTCGTCAGCGAGAAGCTGGCCCGGCTCGAGCGCTACGACAAGAAGGTCATCCGCTACGAGGTCGAGCTCTTCCATGAGCCCAACCGCCGGCAGGCCAAGAGCTGCCAGCGCGTTGAGATCACCGGAAAGGGCCGCGGCCCAGCCGTACGCGCTGAAGCGTGCGCAGCGGACTTCTACGGAGCGCTCGACTCCGCCGTCACCAAGCTGGAGAACCGGCTGAGGCGGACACACGACCGGCGGCGCGTGCACTACGGACGCAGCCGCCCGGAGTCGGTCGCCGAGGCGACCTCCGTGGCGATGGCCGGCGGATCCGACGCCGTCGCCCGTCCTGCCGCCGGTACGGCGGTGCTGGACGCCCCCGAGAGCGAAGTGGCCGAGCCCATGGCGAACGGCTTCGCGGGCACCGGGGAGATACCCCAGCAGAAGCGCTGGGAAGACGAGGCACTGGGCTACCAGCCCGGCCGCGTCGTCCGCGAAAAGGAGCACGACGCGGACCCGATGACGGTGGACCAGGCTCTCTACGAGATGGAGCTGGTCGGCCATGACTTCTACCTGTTCAACGACTCCGAGGCCGGCCGGCCGAGTGTCGTCTACCGGCGAAAGGGCTTCGACTACGGCGTGATCCGGCTCGGCTGA
- a CDS encoding LpqB family beta-propeller domain-containing protein, with product MKRALLALLCVLVVAGCANVPLESQPVAVSDDRPVPQGNDAPEPPKDIDPLTLVRNFVLAGGDPRSSNAAARAYLDDQQRSAWKPSRAMTIIDNIFGTNFDTQAAPPSTGPAPDPNVREVVLRGSVLGTMSADSAFIPGSGPTEQKVEVRRQADGQWRISTPPSALLVTDDDFDANYNRVAVSFYSPDSGTFVPDLRYVAAKPQSGLPGRVMDLILQGPSAGLAGAVKNLLGDQVTLETNVKNNDDGSLMVQLSGLGGASPDTRSLIAAQIVLSMQTVTSTRIRLLADGTPLVRDHEYWRSSDVPAYSAASSPSSDLTGLMTAGGRVRSLGDGAPVAGAAGNGAYNVVDAAQSIDGKRLAVVDRDGGQVRLRIGEMGRDLPLVDLSGGDLSRPTWRPAPTGGGPSGEVWTVVDRSTVARMVLDPTGHWLRQSVNANDVLALGQMGQIDGLRLSRDGARVAAIVNGQLVVAAVVRSGDTVTLREPRVLQPGALSDVVDLDWGSSADSLVVVTSSTSQPVQRVSVDGRRMDAFNSSNLTAPVRAVTSAPSRPIVVADAGGLWNATELGEVWRPQPHSMPDAEPFYPG from the coding sequence GTGAAACGCGCTCTGCTCGCCCTGCTCTGCGTGCTGGTCGTGGCCGGCTGCGCGAATGTCCCGCTCGAGTCCCAGCCCGTCGCCGTCTCCGACGACCGCCCCGTGCCGCAGGGCAACGACGCGCCGGAGCCGCCCAAGGACATCGACCCGCTGACGCTGGTGCGGAACTTCGTGCTCGCCGGCGGCGACCCGAGGTCGAGCAACGCGGCCGCCCGGGCGTACCTCGACGACCAGCAGCGCAGCGCCTGGAAGCCCAGCCGCGCGATGACGATCATCGACAACATCTTCGGCACCAACTTCGACACCCAGGCGGCCCCGCCGTCCACCGGGCCCGCGCCGGACCCGAACGTGCGCGAGGTGGTGCTGCGCGGGTCCGTGCTCGGCACGATGAGCGCGGACAGCGCGTTCATCCCCGGCTCCGGGCCGACGGAGCAGAAGGTCGAGGTCCGCAGGCAGGCGGACGGGCAGTGGCGGATCTCCACCCCGCCGTCGGCGCTGCTGGTGACCGACGACGACTTCGACGCCAACTACAACCGCGTCGCGGTGAGCTTCTACTCGCCGGACTCGGGGACCTTCGTGCCCGACCTGCGTTACGTCGCGGCGAAGCCCCAGTCGGGCCTGCCGGGACGCGTGATGGACCTGATCCTGCAGGGCCCGTCGGCCGGGCTCGCCGGCGCGGTGAAGAACCTGCTCGGCGACCAGGTCACGCTCGAGACGAACGTCAAGAACAACGACGACGGCTCGCTGATGGTCCAGCTCAGCGGCCTCGGCGGGGCCAGCCCCGACACCCGTTCGCTGATCGCCGCGCAGATCGTCCTGTCGATGCAGACGGTCACGTCCACTCGCATCCGGCTGCTCGCCGACGGCACGCCGCTGGTGCGCGACCACGAGTATTGGCGAAGCAGCGACGTGCCCGCGTACAGCGCCGCTTCGTCGCCCAGCTCGGACCTGACGGGCCTGATGACGGCCGGTGGCCGCGTCCGCTCGCTCGGCGACGGCGCGCCCGTCGCGGGGGCCGCGGGCAACGGCGCGTACAACGTGGTCGACGCCGCCCAGTCCATCGACGGCAAGCGGCTCGCGGTGGTGGACCGCGACGGCGGCCAGGTGCGCCTGCGCATCGGCGAGATGGGCCGCGACCTGCCGCTCGTCGACCTCTCCGGCGGCGACCTGAGCCGCCCGACCTGGCGCCCGGCGCCCACCGGCGGGGGCCCGTCGGGCGAGGTCTGGACGGTGGTGGACCGCTCGACGGTCGCCCGCATGGTCCTCGACCCGACCGGCCACTGGCTGCGCCAGAGCGTGAACGCGAACGACGTGCTGGCCCTCGGCCAGATGGGCCAGATCGACGGCCTGCGCCTCTCCCGCGACGGCGCCCGCGTGGCCGCCATCGTGAACGGCCAGCTCGTCGTGGCGGCCGTCGTCCGCAGCGGCGACACGGTCACCCTGCGCGAGCCGCGGGTCCTCCAGCCGGGCGCCCTGTCCGACGTCGTGGACCTCGACTGGGGCTCGAGCGCGGACTCGCTGGTGGTGGTGACATCTTCGACCTCGCAGCCGGTCCAGCGCGTCTCGGTGGACGGCCGCCGGATGGACGCGTTCAACAGCTCGAACCTCACAGCCCCCGTCCGCGCCGTCACCTCGGCCCCGAGCCGCCCGATCGTCGTCGCGGACGCCGGCGGTCTGTGGAACGCCACGGAACTGGGGGAGGTCTGGCGTCCCCAGCCTCACTCGATGCCGGACGCGGAGCCGTTTTACCCGGGGTGA
- the secA gene encoding preprotein translocase subunit SecA, which produces MVLNRLLRAGEGKMVKRLRNIADHINTLEDDVKDLSDAELRAKTDEFRERNGKGESLDELLPEAFAVAREASKRVLAQRPFDVQLMGAAALHLGQVAEMKTGEGKTLTCVLAAYLNAISGKGVHVVTTNDYLAKRDSEWMGRIHRFLGLEVGVILAEQTPQERHRMYNADITYGTNNEFGFDYLRDNMTWSLDECVQRGHNYAIVDEVDSILIDEARTPLIISGPADQSSRWYMEFARLAPLMQGIDTTTMGTRERTEKANLINSKYHYEVDVRKRTVAVTETGVRFVEDQLGIENLYEAANTPLVGYLNNALKVQELYHKDKDYIVRDGEVMIVDEFTGRILVGRRYNEGMHQAIEAKEKVEIKAENQTLATITLQNYFRLYGKLAGMTGTAETEAAEFHQTYKLGVVPIPTNRPMVRDDRADLIYKTEEAKFEAVAEDIAERYENGQPVLVGTTSVEKSELLSKLLLKLQVPHEVLNAKHHDREALIVARAGKKGAITVATNMAGRGTDIVLGGNPDIIADQKLRERGLDPVENSEEYEAEWPKVLEEIKEAAKDEADEVREAGGLYVLGTERHESRRIDNQLRGRAGRQGDPGESRFYLSLGDDLMRRFNAVMVERVMTTMRLPDEVPIEHKMVSKAIRSAQTQVEQLNMETRKNVLKYDEVMNEQRKVIYAERHRVLEGEDLREQIEHMLVDVVNAYVDGATASGYAEDWDHEQLWTALKTLYPVALNWDELMEEDGDLDADGLRQALVEDAHNAYDRREAEIDELVGEEGAMRRLERQVMLTVLDRKWREHLYEMDYLKEGIGMRALAQRDPLIEYQREGFDMFRAMLDSLKEEAVGFLFNLQVERAEPEPAAESAASLPAGVTSATSAAAASFGNGNGDGNGQADGRHARPTPPQAPATDTESVPSALRGKGIGGGIQSGLTMSGPSEGGGVESHSDSAESDDDAAAGGNTRRERRAAERAQAKKGKKGPRR; this is translated from the coding sequence ATGGTGCTGAACCGCCTGCTCCGCGCGGGTGAGGGCAAGATGGTTAAGCGGCTGCGCAACATCGCCGATCACATCAACACCCTCGAAGACGACGTGAAGGATCTGTCGGACGCCGAGCTGCGGGCCAAGACCGACGAGTTCCGCGAGCGGAACGGCAAGGGAGAGTCGCTCGACGAGCTGCTGCCCGAGGCGTTCGCCGTGGCTCGGGAGGCCTCGAAGCGGGTCCTCGCCCAGCGGCCCTTCGACGTCCAGCTGATGGGCGCCGCCGCGCTGCACCTCGGCCAGGTCGCCGAGATGAAGACCGGTGAGGGCAAGACGCTCACCTGCGTCCTGGCGGCCTACCTGAACGCGATTTCCGGCAAGGGCGTGCATGTCGTCACGACCAACGACTACCTCGCCAAGCGCGACTCGGAGTGGATGGGCCGTATCCACCGCTTCCTTGGCCTCGAGGTCGGGGTGATCCTGGCGGAGCAGACGCCGCAGGAGCGCCACCGCATGTACAACGCCGACATCACCTACGGCACGAACAACGAGTTCGGCTTCGACTACCTGCGCGACAACATGACGTGGTCGCTCGACGAGTGCGTGCAGCGTGGGCACAACTACGCGATCGTGGACGAGGTCGACTCGATCCTGATCGACGAGGCCAGGACGCCGCTGATCATCTCGGGCCCGGCGGACCAGTCGTCGCGGTGGTACATGGAGTTCGCCCGGCTGGCGCCGCTGATGCAGGGCATCGACACCACCACCATGGGCACGCGTGAGCGGACCGAAAAAGCCAACCTCATCAACTCGAAGTACCACTACGAGGTCGACGTCCGGAAGCGCACGGTCGCTGTCACGGAGACCGGCGTCCGGTTCGTCGAGGACCAGCTGGGCATCGAGAACCTGTACGAGGCCGCGAACACGCCGCTGGTCGGCTACCTGAACAACGCCCTCAAGGTGCAGGAGCTGTACCACAAGGACAAGGACTACATCGTCCGCGACGGCGAGGTCATGATCGTCGACGAGTTCACCGGCCGCATCCTGGTGGGCCGCCGCTACAACGAGGGCATGCACCAGGCGATCGAGGCCAAGGAAAAGGTCGAGATCAAGGCCGAGAACCAGACGCTCGCCACGATCACCCTGCAGAACTACTTCCGGCTGTACGGGAAGCTCGCGGGCATGACCGGTACCGCCGAGACCGAGGCGGCGGAGTTCCACCAGACCTACAAGCTGGGTGTGGTGCCGATCCCGACCAACCGGCCGATGGTCCGTGACGACCGCGCCGACCTGATCTACAAGACCGAGGAGGCCAAGTTCGAGGCCGTCGCCGAGGACATCGCCGAACGGTACGAGAACGGCCAGCCGGTGCTGGTCGGCACCACCAGCGTCGAGAAGTCCGAGCTTCTCTCGAAGCTGCTGCTGAAGCTGCAGGTCCCGCACGAGGTGCTGAACGCGAAGCACCACGACCGGGAGGCGCTGATCGTCGCCAGGGCCGGCAAGAAGGGCGCGATCACGGTCGCCACCAACATGGCCGGCCGCGGTACCGACATCGTGCTGGGCGGCAACCCGGACATCATCGCCGACCAGAAGCTGCGTGAGCGCGGCCTGGACCCGGTGGAGAACTCCGAGGAGTACGAGGCCGAGTGGCCGAAGGTGCTCGAGGAGATCAAGGAAGCGGCGAAGGACGAGGCCGACGAGGTCCGCGAGGCCGGCGGCCTGTACGTGCTGGGCACCGAGCGGCACGAGTCGCGCCGCATCGACAACCAGCTGCGCGGTCGCGCCGGTCGTCAGGGCGACCCGGGCGAGTCGCGGTTCTACCTCTCGCTCGGCGACGACCTCATGCGCCGGTTCAACGCCGTGATGGTGGAGCGCGTGATGACCACGATGCGCCTGCCGGACGAGGTGCCGATCGAGCACAAGATGGTCTCCAAGGCGATCCGGAGCGCGCAGACCCAGGTCGAGCAGCTCAACATGGAGACCCGCAAGAACGTCCTCAAGTACGACGAGGTGATGAACGAGCAGCGCAAGGTGATCTACGCCGAGCGCCACCGCGTGCTCGAGGGCGAGGACCTGCGCGAGCAGATCGAGCACATGCTGGTCGACGTCGTGAACGCCTACGTCGACGGCGCCACGGCCTCGGGTTACGCCGAGGACTGGGACCACGAGCAGCTGTGGACCGCGCTGAAGACGCTCTACCCGGTCGCGCTGAACTGGGACGAGCTGATGGAGGAAGACGGCGACCTCGACGCCGACGGCCTGCGCCAGGCCCTGGTCGAGGACGCGCACAACGCCTACGACCGGCGTGAGGCCGAGATCGACGAGCTGGTCGGCGAAGAGGGCGCGATGCGCCGCCTCGAGCGCCAGGTGATGCTGACCGTGCTCGACCGCAAGTGGCGTGAGCACCTCTACGAGATGGACTATCTCAAGGAGGGCATCGGCATGCGGGCGCTCGCGCAGCGCGACCCGCTGATCGAGTACCAGCGCGAGGGCTTCGACATGTTCCGCGCGATGCTCGACTCGCTGAAGGAGGAGGCCGTCGGCTTCCTGTTCAACCTCCAGGTCGAGCGCGCCGAGCCGGAGCCCGCGGCCGAAAGCGCCGCGTCGCTGCCCGCCGGGGTCACCTCCGCGACTTCCGCGGCCGCGGCCTCGTTCGGCAACGGCAATGGCGATGGCAACGGTCAGGCCGACGGCCGGCACGCGCGTCCGACCCCGCCGCAGGCACCGGCCACCGACACCGAGTCGGTGCCGTCCGCCTTGCGGGGCAAGGGAATCGGCGGCGGTATCCAATCCGGACTGACGATGTCGGGCCCGTCCGAGGGCGGCGGCGTCGAGTCCCATTCGGACAGTGCCGAGAGCGATGACGACGCGGCGGCCGGTGGCAACACCCGCCGCGAGCGTCGTGCCGCGGAGCGCGCGCAGGCGAAGAAGGGCAAGAAGGGTCCGCGTCGCTGA
- a CDS encoding Rv3235 family protein, with the protein MTIDHRISTLAPFEPTPRPRPVRSRRGDRPERDLPPSDRQLTTLLAPPGEHHLAQRLNTILEVLGGRRSAAQIEQLVDPALFARLIAHPRLPGTRHRIGPLHVCHPTDTAVEACATIRSGPRVLALAARFQRTRSGWVCTRFHLLAPRTGPMRAVQPAQPVRRLAA; encoded by the coding sequence ATGACGATCGACCACCGCATCAGCACCCTGGCGCCGTTCGAGCCGACGCCACGGCCACGCCCGGTCCGCAGCCGGCGCGGGGACCGGCCAGAGCGCGACCTGCCACCATCGGACCGGCAGCTCACGACGTTGCTGGCCCCGCCCGGCGAGCACCACCTGGCACAGCGGCTCAACACGATCCTCGAGGTGCTGGGCGGCCGGCGCTCCGCCGCGCAGATCGAGCAACTGGTCGACCCGGCGCTGTTCGCCCGCCTGATCGCCCATCCCCGCCTGCCCGGCACCCGCCACCGCATCGGCCCCCTCCACGTCTGTCATCCGACGGACACCGCGGTCGAAGCCTGCGCCACCATCCGCAGCGGCCCACGGGTGCTCGCGCTGGCGGCCCGCTTCCAGCGGACGCGGTCGGGCTGGGTGTGCACGCGCTTCCACCTGCTCGCACCACGAACCGGCCCGATGCGGGCGGTCCAGCCCGCCCAACCGGTACGGCGGCTGGCCGCTTGA
- a CDS encoding HAD-IA family hydrolase translates to MLKGLLVDYAGVLTDPDAHLLYDYLRAARARGTRTALVSNAPGAGPGVKEELAEYFDAIVFSGEVGVAKPDREIYLIAAERLGLSAATCVFVDDAVRNVKGAADAGLVGVHHVSVPATLGELAALFS, encoded by the coding sequence GTGCTCAAAGGGTTGCTGGTCGACTACGCGGGTGTCCTGACCGACCCCGACGCGCACCTGCTCTACGACTACCTCCGCGCCGCCCGGGCCCGCGGCACGCGCACCGCGCTCGTGTCCAACGCGCCCGGCGCCGGTCCCGGGGTGAAGGAAGAGCTGGCCGAGTACTTCGACGCCATCGTCTTCTCCGGTGAGGTCGGCGTCGCCAAGCCGGACCGCGAGATCTACCTCATCGCGGCCGAGCGGCTCGGGCTGTCCGCCGCGACCTGTGTTTTCGTGGACGACGCCGTGCGCAACGTCAAGGGCGCCGCCGACGCCGGGCTGGTCGGCGTCCACCACGTCAGCGTGCCCGCCACCCTCGGCGAACTGGCCGCCCTGTTCAGCTGA
- a CDS encoding ComF family protein, whose translation MVLDLLVPARCAGCGVRGAPCCVVCSQVWGSLTEVIRTLLAGLAPVYALARHRGAARRMLIAYKERGRRDLAPFLGQAIAAALPALPGGGLSPARGSPALAASTLPFAPALPFAPTPLCLVPAPSRRSASRVRGGPHMLRIAEAAARQMAAVGAEVFVAPALELKGARDAVGLGRAERVANLAGRLRFVPDGRPPPGCRVVVLDDIVTTGATAAACVAALKSSGVAVAAVLTLLAAG comes from the coding sequence ATGGTTCTCGACCTGCTCGTCCCGGCCCGCTGCGCCGGTTGTGGTGTCCGTGGTGCCCCGTGCTGTGTGGTGTGTTCGCAGGTGTGGGGGTCACTCACGGAGGTGATCCGCACCCTGCTCGCGGGCCTTGCCCCGGTGTACGCCCTGGCCCGCCACCGGGGCGCGGCGAGGCGAATGCTGATCGCGTACAAGGAGCGAGGACGCCGGGACCTGGCCCCGTTCCTCGGCCAGGCGATCGCTGCCGCCCTGCCGGCGTTGCCGGGCGGTGGCCTCAGTCCTGCCCGCGGGAGTCCCGCGCTCGCCGCGTCGACCTTGCCTTTCGCGCCCGCCCTGCCTTTCGCACCAACTCCGCTGTGCCTGGTCCCAGCACCCAGCCGCCGTTCGGCGTCACGGGTTCGGGGCGGCCCGCACATGCTGCGGATCGCCGAGGCGGCCGCGCGGCAGATGGCCGCCGTCGGGGCCGAGGTGTTCGTCGCCCCGGCGCTGGAGCTCAAGGGCGCCCGTGACGCCGTGGGGCTGGGGCGGGCCGAGCGCGTCGCCAATTTGGCCGGGCGGCTGCGGTTCGTCCCGGATGGGCGGCCGCCGCCGGGGTGCCGGGTCGTGGTGCTCGACGACATCGTCACGACCGGGGCCACGGCGGCCGCGTGCGTGGCCGCGTTGAAAAGTTCGGGTGTCGCCGTCGCCGCCGTGCTCACGCTGCTCGCCGCCGGGTGA
- the mtrB gene encoding MtrAB system histidine kinase MtrB — protein sequence MTAEAGAEPPEPGTPRAPKAGRLRASARATARLVRRVVVSVRRRAVGLNDLWRHSLQFRVTISTLALSSAVVFVLGMVLQNQITERLLDTKRHAAVEQAQALADTAARELVGVGGESADALHTRLENALKKISTTSASPAGSTAGTFEPVLASVGRDQSDAGQADADPVYAGPFNYVPVGLRQFVEGNHLARLEHTVSTNGGRTTYLIVGTPLSSVASPLQLYLLFPLTSEQNTVSTVQNTLLVGGLVLLILLAGITNLVVRQVVRPVREAAAAAEQFAGGDLDQRLAAVGEDDLAKLAVSYNGMAASIQRQIRQLEEFGGLQRRFTSDVSHELRTPLTTVRMAADVLHASREQFPAGLARSTELLVDELDRFEALLGDLLEISRLDAGVEELSAELIDVRPIATRAVEQVRVIAGTAGSSVELVLPEDEDAAAEVDARRVERILRNLLANAVDHSEGKPVVLTVGVNETAVAITVRDHGVGLRAGEAGLVFNRFWRADPSRNRRTGGTGLGLAISQEDARLHGGELQAWGEPGQGACFRLLLPRRQDVPVVASESPLPLPPPDYVPPVPVLPAVLEVQPAPDAILADSGADREEAGR from the coding sequence ATGACGGCGGAAGCCGGCGCCGAACCACCGGAACCGGGCACCCCGCGTGCCCCGAAGGCGGGACGGCTGCGTGCCTCCGCCCGCGCCACGGCACGCCTGGTCCGGCGCGTCGTGGTTTCCGTGCGCCGCCGGGCGGTGGGGCTCAACGACCTGTGGCGCCACTCGCTGCAGTTCCGCGTCACGATCTCGACGCTCGCGCTGTCGTCGGCCGTGGTGTTCGTGCTGGGCATGGTGCTGCAGAACCAGATCACCGAGCGGCTGCTGGACACCAAGCGGCACGCGGCGGTCGAGCAGGCCCAGGCACTGGCCGACACGGCCGCGCGCGAGCTGGTGGGTGTCGGCGGCGAGTCGGCCGACGCGCTGCACACGCGGCTGGAGAACGCGCTCAAGAAGATCTCCACCACGTCCGCCTCGCCCGCGGGCTCCACGGCGGGCACGTTCGAGCCGGTGCTGGCCAGCGTCGGGCGCGACCAGTCCGACGCCGGCCAGGCCGACGCGGACCCGGTGTACGCCGGGCCGTTCAACTACGTGCCGGTGGGGCTGCGCCAGTTCGTGGAGGGCAACCACCTGGCCCGGCTGGAGCACACCGTCTCCACGAACGGCGGGCGCACGACCTACCTGATCGTCGGCACGCCACTCAGCTCGGTGGCCAGCCCGCTGCAGCTGTACTTGCTGTTCCCGCTGACGAGCGAGCAGAACACCGTCTCGACCGTGCAGAACACACTGCTTGTCGGCGGCCTGGTGCTGCTGATCCTGCTCGCCGGCATCACGAACCTGGTGGTCCGGCAGGTGGTGCGGCCGGTCCGGGAGGCCGCCGCGGCGGCCGAGCAGTTCGCGGGCGGTGACCTCGACCAGCGGCTCGCCGCGGTCGGCGAGGACGACCTGGCGAAGCTCGCCGTGTCCTACAACGGCATGGCCGCGAGCATCCAGCGCCAGATCCGCCAGCTCGAAGAGTTCGGCGGCCTGCAGCGCCGGTTCACCTCCGACGTCTCGCACGAGCTGCGCACCCCGTTGACCACCGTCCGGATGGCCGCCGACGTGCTGCACGCCTCGCGTGAGCAGTTCCCGGCCGGCCTCGCACGCTCCACGGAGTTGCTGGTGGACGAGCTGGACCGGTTCGAGGCGCTGCTCGGCGACCTGCTGGAGATCAGCCGCCTCGACGCCGGGGTCGAGGAGCTGTCGGCCGAGCTGATCGACGTCCGGCCGATCGCCACCCGCGCCGTCGAGCAGGTCCGCGTGATCGCGGGCACGGCGGGCAGCTCGGTCGAGCTGGTGCTGCCCGAGGACGAGGACGCCGCGGCCGAGGTCGACGCGCGGCGGGTGGAGCGCATCCTGCGCAACCTGCTGGCCAACGCCGTCGACCACAGCGAGGGGAAGCCGGTGGTGCTGACGGTCGGGGTGAACGAGACGGCGGTGGCCATCACTGTCCGGGACCACGGTGTCGGCCTGCGCGCCGGCGAGGCCGGCCTGGTGTTCAACCGCTTCTGGCGGGCCGACCCGTCACGCAACCGGCGCACTGGCGGCACCGGGCTCGGCCTGGCGATCAGCCAGGAGGACGCCCGCCTGCACGGCGGTGAGCTCCAGGCGTGGGGCGAACCCGGCCAGGGCGCCTGTTTCCGCCTGCTGCTGCCACGCCGGCAGGACGTGCCGGTCGTGGCCAGTGAGAGCCCGCTGCCGCTGCCCCCGCCGGACTACGTGCCGCCCGTGCCGGTGCTGCCCGCGGTGCTGGAGGTCCAGCCCGCGCCCGACGCGATCCTGGCCGACTCCGGCGCCGACCGTGAGGAGGCCGGCCGGTGA